The following are encoded in a window of Ruminiclostridium herbifermentans genomic DNA:
- the smpB gene encoding SsrA-binding protein SmpB, whose translation MVKESYKVIAQNKKARHDYFIEETIEAGIVLSGTEVKSIRQGKLNLKDSYASVVDGEVILSGMHISPYEQGNIFNKDPLRDRKLLLHKSEINRLLGLTQQKGLTLIPTQAYLKRGMVKIELGVARGKKLYDKRDDIAARDAKREIDRKIKEQYR comes from the coding sequence ATGGTAAAGGAATCATATAAGGTTATTGCGCAAAACAAAAAAGCTCGCCATGACTACTTCATTGAGGAAACAATTGAGGCTGGTATTGTGCTGTCTGGAACTGAGGTTAAATCAATCAGGCAAGGTAAACTCAATTTGAAAGATAGCTATGCTTCTGTTGTGGATGGCGAAGTAATACTAAGTGGGATGCATATTAGTCCATACGAGCAGGGCAACATTTTCAACAAGGATCCTTTACGAGATAGAAAACTCTTGCTGCATAAGTCTGAGATTAACAGACTGCTTGGACTTACTCAGCAAAAAGGGCTCACATTAATTCCTACTCAAGCTTACCTTAAAAGGGGTATGGTCAAAATAGAACTTGGTGTTGCACGAGGTAAAAAGCTGTATGACAAGAGAGATGATATTGCTGCTCGTGATGCAAAGAGAGAGATTGACCGCAAGATTAAGGAACAGTATAGATAA
- a CDS encoding PHP domain-containing protein, translating into MTEIIDLHTHSTASDGSMSPAQLVRHAKDKGLTAVALTDHDTVEGISEALDEGNKIGIEVIPGIEISTNYKPEMHILGYFFDNERYLNVQKELTEVRKGRENRNYKIINRLNELGIPVTEEELKEISLSDTIGRPHFARLLIEKGYVKTMQEAFDKYLGKDGLAYFKRQELEPIDGINLIKKAGGIPVLAHPALLKMNYNDLDKLLMELKEYGLSGIEAIYSENSKEETGNLLRLAIKHELLVTGGSDFHGTYKNEIEIGIGRGNLNVPYELLEKLKSAKLSV; encoded by the coding sequence ATGACTGAAATTATTGATTTGCATACACATAGCACTGCTTCAGACGGAAGTATGAGTCCTGCTCAACTGGTACGCCACGCAAAGGATAAGGGTCTTACAGCGGTTGCACTAACTGACCACGATACAGTTGAGGGGATTAGTGAGGCGTTAGATGAAGGGAATAAAATTGGTATAGAGGTTATTCCGGGAATAGAAATAAGTACTAATTATAAGCCAGAGATGCATATTTTAGGATACTTTTTTGATAATGAAAGGTATTTAAATGTACAAAAGGAACTTACAGAAGTAAGGAAGGGTAGAGAAAACCGAAATTATAAAATAATTAATAGACTCAATGAATTAGGTATTCCTGTTACAGAAGAGGAATTAAAAGAGATTTCATTAAGCGATACAATAGGCCGTCCTCATTTTGCCCGTTTGCTGATTGAAAAAGGATACGTAAAGACTATGCAAGAGGCATTTGATAAGTATCTTGGCAAGGATGGTTTAGCATATTTCAAAAGGCAAGAGTTAGAACCTATTGACGGCATTAATTTAATAAAAAAGGCTGGTGGAATACCTGTGCTGGCACATCCGGCTCTTTTGAAAATGAATTATAATGATTTGGATAAATTGCTGATGGAACTTAAAGAATATGGACTTAGCGGTATAGAGGCAATCTATAGTGAAAATTCAAAAGAAGAAACAGGTAATTTACTTAGGCTGGCAATAAAGCATGAACTATTAGTCACAGGCGGAAGTGATTTTCATGGAACGTATAAAAATGAAATTGAAATAGGTATTGGAAGAGGTAATCTTAATGTGCCTTATGAGTTATTAGAAAAGCTTAAGTCAGCAAAGCTGAGTGTTTAG
- a CDS encoding Fic family protein, whose protein sequence is MGELIKKLQGIDALLNELNSYRPLTKGEVNRLKEEFLINYTYNSNAIEGNTLTLQETALILNEGVTIGEKSLREHLEVIGHKEAFSYIEELVKEKENISEKVIKDIHSLVLMDQRESRGVYRRVPVMIMGAAHTPPQPYLVPVQMEELISAYSQSSLGHIIERAAKFHLDFEAIHPFIDGNGRTGRLILNLELMKQGYPPINIKYSDRKRYYSCFTSYHTKNDPSEMVLLVAENVELEIQRYIEIIKMANEITDSNCNQ, encoded by the coding sequence ATGGGAGAGCTAATAAAAAAGTTACAAGGTATTGATGCTTTATTAAATGAGCTTAATAGCTACAGACCGCTTACAAAGGGAGAAGTAAACCGCCTTAAGGAAGAGTTCTTGATAAACTATACATATAACTCGAATGCAATAGAAGGAAATACCCTTACATTACAGGAAACGGCATTAATATTAAATGAGGGAGTAACAATTGGTGAAAAGTCTCTTAGAGAGCATTTGGAAGTAATCGGTCACAAAGAGGCATTTTCATATATAGAGGAACTTGTTAAGGAAAAAGAGAATATATCGGAAAAAGTAATTAAAGACATTCACAGTCTTGTCCTAATGGATCAAAGAGAAAGCAGAGGAGTATACAGGCGAGTACCTGTTATGATAATGGGAGCAGCGCATACACCTCCGCAGCCGTATTTGGTTCCTGTACAAATGGAGGAGTTGATAAGTGCCTATAGTCAGAGCAGTTTAGGGCACATAATAGAAAGAGCAGCAAAGTTTCACCTTGATTTTGAAGCAATACATCCTTTTATTGACGGAAATGGCAGGACAGGCAGGCTTATATTAAATCTGGAGCTGATGAAGCAGGGCTATCCTCCAATCAATATAAAGTACAGTGACAGAAAACGGTATTATTCTTGCTTTACAAGCTATCACACAAAGAATGACCCATCTGAAATGGTACTGCTGGTAGCAGAAAATGTAGAGTTAGAAATACAAAGATATATTGAGATAATAAAAATGGCAAATGAAATAACAGATAGCAATTGCAATCAGTAA
- a CDS encoding cohesin domain-containing protein, which yields MGNLKRKFVTLCSTIFVLMFVLSTVSVSAVQGNTWTTMAAMATARSTNEVIAANGKIYAIGGYNGGYLNSIEEYDTVTDEWTSRASMTNTRRYFTVVLFNEKIYAIGGFDSKNYLSSLEEYTPEYPAPENLTAISGHGKVNLSWAASEGALSYNIKRSSEAGGPYTTIATGSAITYTDTTAVNGNTYYYVVSAVSYSNVESANSNEVSVTLPNIEETLEVVSVDKAKVGDEITADIVIHNSTNICAEDIKIAFDTSKLEFISAEGADGIKIYKEDNLTGGIRRYITASLGKANAANGDKILLKLTFKAKASGEAKIDIINGRIANNANLEKDIEEENCGEKTILIERNAYDVNRSGEFTLLDLGIAAWYFGDAAEDTDTSKYDADIVENGSIDDDDLTEIVRQILNNSNYAVI from the coding sequence ATGGGGAATTTGAAAAGAAAGTTTGTCACTTTATGTAGTACTATTTTTGTACTAATGTTTGTATTATCAACGGTATCTGTATCTGCAGTTCAGGGCAATACATGGACAACTATGGCAGCAATGGCTACTGCAAGATCTACTAATGAAGTTATTGCGGCAAATGGGAAGATATATGCAATAGGTGGATATAATGGTGGTTATCTTAACTCAATTGAGGAATACGATACGGTGACAGATGAATGGACAAGCAGGGCATCAATGACTAATACAAGACGATATTTTACAGTAGTTCTTTTTAATGAAAAAATATATGCAATAGGAGGATTTGACAGCAAAAACTATCTTAGTTCACTAGAAGAATACACGCCTGAGTATCCGGCACCAGAAAATCTCACAGCTATTTCTGGCCATGGAAAAGTCAATTTATCTTGGGCAGCATCTGAAGGTGCATTAAGCTATAACATTAAACGTTCTTCAGAGGCAGGTGGTCCTTACACAACAATAGCAACAGGTTCTGCAATTACATATACCGATACAACGGCAGTTAACGGAAATACATACTATTATGTTGTAAGTGCCGTAAGTTACTCAAATGTGGAGAGTGCAAATTCAAATGAAGTATCTGTAACCCTTCCAAATATAGAAGAGACACTTGAAGTAGTTTCTGTAGACAAAGCAAAGGTCGGTGACGAAATAACCGCTGATATTGTAATTCACAATTCAACAAACATATGCGCTGAAGATATAAAAATAGCCTTTGATACTTCGAAATTGGAATTTATCAGTGCAGAGGGTGCTGACGGTATTAAGATTTACAAGGAAGACAATTTAACGGGTGGTATTAGGCGATATATTACAGCAAGTCTTGGCAAAGCTAATGCGGCAAATGGTGACAAGATACTGTTAAAGTTAACATTTAAAGCTAAAGCATCAGGCGAGGCTAAGATAGATATAATTAATGGACGTATCGCAAATAATGCTAATTTGGAAAAGGATATTGAAGAAGAAAACTGCGGTGAAAAAACAATACTAATAGAGAGAAATGCATATGATGTTAACCGTTCAGGTGAGTTCACACTTTTGGACTTAGGCATAGCTGCATGGTATTTTGGTGATGCAGCTGAGGATACAGATACTTCAAAATATGACGCCGATATTGTTGAAAACGGCTCAATTGATGACGATGACCTTACAGAAATAGTTAGACAAATACTAAACAACAGTAATTATGCAGTTATCTAA
- the tsaD gene encoding tRNA (adenosine(37)-N6)-threonylcarbamoyltransferase complex transferase subunit TsaD: MDTLILGIESSCDETAAAVIKNGRHIMSNIISTQVDLHKKYGGVVPEIASRKHVELIIPVINQALEEAGVLLSDIDAIGVTYGPGLVGALLVGLTAGKAIAYTTNKPLVGVHHIEGHIAANYLQYPELEPPFICLVASGGHSHIVHVKDYREFEILGQTRDDAAGEAFDKISRAIGLGYPGGPLIDKYAQKGNSKAIPFPRVYFDDGTLDFSFSGLKTAVLNYLNRMEQTGEAINIPDIAASFQQAVVDVLVKNTIAAAKLKNIKKIALAGGVAANSQLRHDMKEIAEKQGMEVMYPGLILCTDNAAMIGCAAYYEFIKGERAGMDLNAIPGLKLG; this comes from the coding sequence ATGGATACATTAATTCTTGGAATAGAAAGCAGCTGTGATGAAACGGCAGCAGCTGTTATCAAAAATGGTAGACATATTATGTCAAATATTATTTCAACACAAGTTGACTTACACAAAAAATACGGCGGGGTAGTACCTGAAATAGCATCAAGAAAGCATGTGGAGTTAATTATACCTGTTATAAATCAAGCACTTGAAGAGGCAGGAGTATTACTTTCGGATATAGATGCAATAGGAGTCACCTATGGTCCAGGTCTTGTTGGAGCTTTATTGGTAGGGTTAACTGCAGGTAAAGCTATTGCTTATACTACAAACAAGCCATTAGTAGGTGTACATCATATTGAGGGTCATATTGCCGCAAATTACTTGCAATATCCAGAGTTAGAACCGCCTTTTATTTGCTTGGTAGCATCTGGTGGTCACAGTCATATAGTTCATGTGAAGGATTACAGAGAGTTTGAAATACTTGGACAAACAAGAGATGATGCAGCAGGAGAGGCATTTGATAAAATTTCTAGGGCAATTGGATTGGGCTATCCTGGGGGTCCTCTTATTGATAAGTATGCTCAAAAGGGCAATAGTAAAGCCATCCCATTTCCTAGAGTTTATTTTGATGATGGTACTTTGGATTTTAGCTTTAGTGGATTAAAAACCGCTGTTTTGAACTATTTAAACAGAATGGAGCAAACTGGCGAGGCAATTAATATTCCAGATATTGCAGCAAGCTTTCAGCAAGCTGTTGTAGACGTGCTTGTCAAGAATACTATTGCAGCAGCAAAGCTAAAAAATATAAAAAAGATAGCACTAGCAGGGGGCGTTGCAGCTAATTCACAGCTAAGGCATGATATGAAGGAAATAGCTGAAAAGCAGGGTATGGAGGTTATGTATCCAGGATTGATTTTGTGTACTGATAATGCTGCAATGATTGGATGCGCTGCATATTATGAGTTTATTAAAGGTGAACGAGCAGGTATGGACTTAAATGCAATACCAGGATTAAAATTGGGTTAG
- a CDS encoding tyrosine-type recombinase/integrase translates to MARVAVEKNIAYDDIKNLYYVTMDYGKDDTGKRIKTTKTFENKKDAQTALKQFNADKIKGTLVIPFNQTVKEWLIYWIDDVKAIKCEETTLYGYRNIINNHLVPALGNYKLQGLNTTILNKYFKNKKVEGLSNNTIRKHYDLIKEALKQAVNEEKILRNPLDKIEPIKRNRNEMNFYSVDQLKMLFSLVENNRMEIVVKLAGMLGLRREEIAGLKWDNIDIENKLIFVAEARTQAGKKTVVKGTKNSSSHRTLYAPDEIINLLITIKNKQEEQKKLLGEAYKDEGYIVAWENGEPYRPNYISDLFKKIIDDNKLPPLRLHDLRHTFASIANELGTNLYDISKALGHSQVGTTSQIYTHMFDKTHKKAISKIADVISASED, encoded by the coding sequence ATGGCAAGAGTAGCCGTTGAAAAAAACATTGCTTATGATGATATTAAGAATCTATATTACGTAACTATGGATTATGGTAAGGATGATACAGGTAAAAGGATTAAGACTACAAAAACATTTGAAAATAAGAAGGATGCACAGACGGCTTTAAAGCAATTTAATGCAGATAAGATTAAAGGTACATTGGTGATCCCTTTTAATCAAACTGTTAAGGAATGGCTTATATATTGGATTGATGATGTTAAAGCAATTAAATGTGAAGAAACAACTCTTTATGGATACCGAAATATAATCAATAATCATCTTGTCCCTGCTTTGGGAAACTATAAACTGCAAGGATTAAATACAACTATTCTAAATAAATATTTCAAAAATAAGAAAGTAGAAGGATTAAGCAATAATACTATAAGAAAGCATTACGATTTAATAAAAGAAGCTCTGAAACAAGCTGTAAACGAAGAAAAGATTCTAAGAAACCCATTAGATAAAATTGAACCTATAAAGAGAAATAGAAATGAGATGAATTTTTATAGTGTAGATCAACTAAAAATGCTATTTTCGTTGGTTGAAAATAACCGTATGGAGATAGTTGTAAAACTTGCGGGAATGCTAGGATTACGAAGAGAAGAAATTGCAGGTCTCAAATGGGATAACATTGATATAGAGAATAAACTTATTTTTGTAGCAGAGGCACGAACACAAGCAGGAAAAAAGACAGTAGTAAAGGGTACAAAAAATAGTTCTTCCCATAGAACACTATATGCACCTGATGAAATAATAAACCTTCTCATTACTATTAAAAACAAGCAGGAAGAGCAAAAAAAGCTATTAGGAGAGGCTTATAAAGATGAGGGATACATAGTAGCATGGGAAAATGGAGAACCTTATAGACCTAATTATATAAGCGATCTATTCAAGAAAATTATTGATGATAATAAGTTACCGCCTCTAAGATTACACGATTTAAGACATACTTTTGCAAGCATTGCTAATGAATTAGGTACGAATTTATATGACATTAGCAAAGCTTTAGGACACTCACAGGTAGGTACTACAAGCCAAATATATACTCATATGTTTGACAAGACTCATAAGAAAGCTATAAGTAAAATTGCTGATGTTATATCGGCAAGTGAAGATTGA
- a CDS encoding lytic transglycosylase domain-containing protein → MKLDINAIFQQKIADINSRLSSMAPKLGSSEASSSDTSFQDYLSDAALLGLDSSSLGLNDSLYGDSSELSGNSVLNKYLEDLLDKSGDSKSSNILKAQKALANSTAYIPSDKTELMELINTAIDNASAKYGVDKNLIRAVMKQESSFNPTSISSSGAQGLMQLMPGTAASLGVTDPFDIVQNINGGVLYLRDQLSNFKGDISLALAAYNAGPNSVIKYDGIPPYAETQNYVKKVTEYYNQYQQLSTAQK, encoded by the coding sequence ATGAAATTAGACATTAATGCTATTTTCCAACAAAAAATAGCCGATATAAACAGCAGACTTTCTAGTATGGCTCCAAAATTGGGTTCTAGTGAAGCAAGTTCATCTGATACTTCCTTCCAAGATTACTTATCAGATGCCGCTTTGTTAGGTTTAGATTCCTCTTCATTAGGCTTAAATGATTCCTTGTATGGAGATTCTTCAGAATTATCAGGCAATTCTGTCTTGAACAAATACTTAGAAGATTTGCTGGACAAGTCTGGAGATTCTAAAAGTTCCAATATACTAAAAGCGCAGAAAGCACTTGCAAATTCCACAGCTTATATTCCAAGTGATAAAACAGAATTAATGGAATTAATAAATACAGCTATTGATAATGCCTCAGCTAAATATGGCGTTGATAAAAACTTAATCCGTGCTGTAATGAAGCAGGAATCCTCTTTTAACCCTACTTCAATATCCTCTTCTGGAGCACAGGGTTTAATGCAATTAATGCCTGGTACAGCAGCTTCACTGGGCGTGACTGACCCTTTTGATATTGTTCAAAATATAAATGGTGGTGTACTTTATCTAAGAGATCAACTGTCCAATTTCAAGGGTGATATAAGCTTGGCTTTAGCCGCCTATAATGCCGGTCCAAATAGTGTAATAAAATATGACGGCATACCACCATACGCTGAAACACAAAACTATGTAAAAAAAGTAACAGAATACTATAATCAATATCAGCAGCTATCCACTGCTCAAAAGTAA
- a CDS encoding PIN domain-containing protein: MPNVYKVDIYYNWNLITNDADDNKFVDCTIASNAQVLVTQDKHFEVIKNIEFHRVNVIGVTMEIK; this comes from the coding sequence TTGCCTAATGTTTACAAGGTTGATATTTACTATAACTGGAACTTGATAACTAATGATGCAGATGATAATAAATTTGTGGATTGTACTATAGCTTCTAACGCTCAGGTATTAGTAACTCAGGATAAGCATTTTGAGGTTATAAAGAATATTGAGTTTCATAGAGTCAATGTAATAGGAGTTACCATGGAAATCAAGTAA
- a CDS encoding DUF402 domain-containing protein, with protein sequence MKKPSILRTRYIPFETVDISSDEMLFRDDEILITRWKAIKPRADISGGISYTFLKEGVKISRFYDAAKRFAYWYCDIIDVKYDSDIDQYTFIDLLLDVKLMPDGTMQVLDADELAVALEEGLITQEQACRSLKKMDSILQKVYKNSFPPPICLEEKYWEV encoded by the coding sequence ATGAAAAAGCCAAGTATATTACGAACAAGATACATTCCATTCGAAACTGTAGATATTTCAAGTGATGAGATGCTTTTTAGAGATGATGAGATTTTAATAACCAGATGGAAAGCAATAAAGCCTAGAGCAGATATTTCGGGCGGTATTTCATATACATTCCTAAAAGAAGGTGTTAAAATAAGCAGATTCTATGATGCTGCTAAAAGGTTTGCATATTGGTATTGTGATATTATAGATGTTAAATATGACAGTGATATAGATCAATACACATTTATAGATTTGTTGTTGGATGTAAAGCTTATGCCTGATGGAACCATGCAGGTATTGGATGCAGATGAACTTGCAGTAGCACTTGAAGAAGGATTGATTACTCAGGAACAGGCATGCAGGTCATTAAAGAAAATGGATAGTATATTGCAAAAAGTATATAAAAACAGTTTTCCGCCTCCGATTTGTCTAGAGGAGAAATATTGGGAGGTATAG